The window TATTTCCTAGGATTTGTATAGAAAAATGAATGTCCAGGAAAATTCGGTTTTTACAGGGATCTATCAGCAGATTTCCTGTCTAAGTAGGTAGAGATCATGAACTTAGACTCGTTTTCATTTAGCCCAAATGACCCCGCAGATGCCGTCCTTTTGAACGCTGTACAAGGCAAACGAATCTCCCCGAAAGAGGCTCTCATCCTTTATCAATCGGGAGATTTTTTAAAGATCCAAATGGTGGCTCGGTATTTGAGAGAGAAAATCAGGCCCCATACTCAGGCGAGTTACACAATGTTCCGCGTTGTGAATTATACCAACTATTGCAATGTGGAATGTAGTTTTTGTTCCTTTATGGATGAAATTGGGAATGGAAAAGGTTATGTTCTCTCCAAAGAAGACATCCTCCAAAAAATGGATTATGCCGTGGAAGAAGGGGCAGACCAAATGTTCCTGCAAGGTGGGGTTTATCCAAACCTTCCCTTCGATTATTACTTGGATGTGATTCGCACTGTAAAATCCAAATACCCGAAGATGCACATTCGTGCCTTTTCCCCAGTAGAAATCATTAATTTAGAAACGATCACAGGAAAACCATTAAGAGAGGTGCTTTTGATTTTAAAAGAAGCAGGCCTTGATTCCGTTCCTGGTGCCGGTGCGGAAATTCTCACAGAAAGAATGCGCCAAATCATCTCTCCCAAAAAAGCAACTGTATCCGAATGGGTACGCGCGATGGAAACCTGCCATGAGGTGGGACTTCTCGGATCAGCAAATGTAGTTTTTGGTTCCGAAGAAACAGAAGAAGAAGTGATCGAACACTTAACTGTGGTGCGTGACCTCCAAGACCGCACGGGAGGATTTTTATCCTTCATTCCGTGGACCTTTCAACCACAAACCAAAAGGTTCAAAGTAAGGCCGGTTCCCACACATGAATATCTAAAGGTTCTGGGAATTTGCCGGATTTTCCTCGACAATATCAAACATATCGAAACCTCAGTGATGGTTCTTGGAAAGGGTGTAGGACAGCTTGCTCTTTATTCAGGTGCCGATGATATCTCATCAGTTGTGATTGAAGAAAATGTCCTTCGTTCCTTTGGATTGAAAACAGAAAAAGAGGCACGTAAATTTCTGACAGAAGGTGGGTTCCAACCAGTGCGCCGGGACTTACTCTATGCGGAAGAATATGACTGCAACCAAGTGGGAGTGGATCTAGGTTAATCATCCGATTGGCTTTGTTGTCCTTTCCGGTCTCCACTTAAGCACTTGGGTAAAAAAAAAAGATGGGGGATTACGCTCCCCATCTTTCGAAATTTTACACCTTATCCGTAATGGACATAAACTGAGAATCAGTCTCAATTTCAATTCTACGGATTCTCGTAAAACTTGTCGATCATTTTTTTTTAAGATTCGATTAGGGTAATTCGGTTTCTGCCCTCATTTTTTGAGGTATAAAGGGCGGTATCGATTTTGTGGTAAAGTTCATCAAAGCTTGGATCGTCCTCGGGACGGAAGAGTGTGGCCCCAATGGATACCGTTAAGGTCAAAGATTCCCCGGGTTGGTTGTGGATGGGAATTTGCAAACGCTCTAATTTCTCGCGGATGGATTCTGTGAGTATTTCCAATCCTTCTTTATCGATTGGAGAAACTAACAAACAAAATTCATCTCCACCAATCCTTGCCGCAATGTCTGTAATTCTCGTTCTAGATTTTACAGTTTTTGCAAAGGCTTGGATGGCAAGGTCTCCCTGTTTGTGGCCATACTTATCATTGATGGCTTTCAATCTGTCCAAATCCAAAATCACAAGTCCAATGATAAATCCTTCGCGGTTAGATCTTTTTTTATAGAGATCAAACTGTTCTAACAAATGCCTTCTGTTAAAAAGTTCAGTCATCGAATCCACTCGTGATAAGTCTTCGATCTTTTGGTTGATTCGAAGTAATTTACCAACGGTGATTCTTAATCTAGCTTTGACTCGGTATTCCTCAAACCTCCAGTAGTTGATGAGTAAGTTAGCTACAAATCCAAAGGCCAGTAAAAAGAAAACAATGAGTACGTCTTGATAAAAGATGAAACGATCAAATCCCTGGATACGCGAAAAGTTTAAATGCAAGGGAATAAAAACGACAATATACAAAGTAGATAATAATAAAATTCGAAAGGGCTCAATCCATAAAAGGATGGAAGCACTGGCAATGACAATGGCTGAGCCGAACAAATAGTAAGCGTGGTTTGGTTTATCGTAAACCATCATAGGAATATAAAGTAGGATTAGGCCAATGAGTACTAAACTCGTGATTCCATAGATGTACCTTTGGAATAAACGAACTCTTTTTTTTCCAAATAGATAAACAAAGAAACAAATCCCGAGAGAAGAAATTCGAAAAAAAGCAATCCAGAAACTGGCTTCCTTCGTGCGGACAAGAGAATCCACAAAAAGTAAGGAGATGATAGAGGTAACAGCTGTCATCACACTGAAAATTTGTAAAGAAGAACCGATATCAGAAATATTTGTGGCTGTGAAGGCAGGATGATAGATTCGTAAAAACATTTTACGAAACACAAAAAAATACCTTTTGAATGTATGCCTACGCATATGGAACCAGAGCTAAGGATACAGAAAATCTAGGATCTGTAAACCATTTACTGGATCAGAAAATGATTACCTTTCTTTGGGATTTGGCGAGTACTTCAGGGATTGTGAGTCCGTCACTTCCTAAGTTACGAATCCTTTCTCCATTGGAATAAAGGATGACCCCTTTGATTCCAAAATTACCAACCATGGTAAAGGAAATTTGATCCAATCTGTCTTTTAGGATTTCCATACTTCCGCCGTAGTGAATGTCTTCGGAAAGAGAAATATGAAGGATTCCATTTTCCAATCGGTAATTAGGTTCCATACGAACTTTTTTGGAGAGAGCTGACAAAATCCCTTTTCCCTTTTCTTCTGCACTTGGACCTTTCGTGAGTTCTTGGAATAAAAAAGGGATGGGATCTCCACCTGGAAATTCACGGGTGAGTTTGACGAGTTGGGACTGGCTATTTTTCCCTGTTCCATAGAATTTTAGAAAATATACAGGTAAATAACCCGCATCCACTTGCAGGCGTTTGCCGGCGCCAGGAAACCTGTCTTCCGGAAGAGTGATTTCGGGAATGGAATCATCAACGAGTTTTGTGCGGGTTTTTTTATTGGATTCAGAATCTGGAAAGGTTTGAGTGAGAACTTCTTCTTCCCAATTTAAATCGTCTTCCCAGGTTTCTTTGCTAAAAGGGTCTGATGGTTCCGCGAATTTTGTTTTTTCTTGGGTTTTTCCAATGTTACGAAACCCTTGTTTAGGAAATAAATTTCCAGCGGCTTTGGGATCAAAACCCATAGATTTTTCAATGAGAACTAGTACAAGAAAAATCCCGCCAAGTAAATAGCGTAAAGATTTCCATTTATCTTCTTGGATTTGGGGAAGTACCGCCACACTATCAATGTCGGAAAAGTAGAGAAATTCGAATTTAAAAAAACTCTTTTAAAGTTGGTAAATCGTCGAATTTCCAATGGAAATCCGGAATTTCACCGGGAAGGCCATGTCCATAAGTGCAAAATCCAAAGGGACAACCATTTTCTTTGGCAGCTTCCCAGTCACTAAACCTGTCCCCGATCATAGCGATAGACTTAGGCTCTAAATTGTATTTGCGAACATACTCAGCGAGGATTTCACCCTTGGTATGGATGGTGTCTTGGTTGATGACCACTATGGGTTCAAAGTATTGTAATACACCTGCCGTGTCTAAAACGGTTTCGATATAGGCTTTCCTTCCATTGGAAGCGCAAGTGATGGTATAACCTTTTTCTTTTAGGTAATGGATGGTAGAACCTACGCCAGCATAAAAGTCCCCGCCGCCACTCCGAATGGAATCACAAAGGAGATCTAGGACTCGCGCGGAAATGGTATCTCTTTCCACTTCCGGCAAACTGGGAAGAAGATTGGCAAAAATGGTTCGCACTGGTTTCCCAATTTCGTTCATAATCTGGTCATGGGTGGGTAAGGACGCGATTTTTCCCGTCTTGGCAGCAAACTCTTCGATTGCCTGCACGTACGTCTTAAAGATTATGGATTCTGAGGAAAATAAGGTCCCATCGACATCGAAGGCGACCATGCGGATTTCCCCCAGGCGGTTTTCTTGCATTACCACCAGAAAAGAATTTGGTGGTCTCTTGGCAAGTAAGGAATTGGAAGTTATGCTCGTGCAAAGCAGTTTATCAGAAGTTCTTCGGGCGCGTGAAGAGTTGTATTCCCGGACAAATTGGACGGATCATACCTCGCAGTTACAAAACCGAGTGAAAGGGGAAGACCTTTCTCGGTACTTTGTACTAACAGAATCGGAAGAAATCGGAATCCGTGAAACCATTCGTTTGCATGTATCTACCACACCTTATTATCTTTCATTGTCCAGTCCTGATGATCCGAATTGCCCCATTCGTAGGATGATTGTTCCGCGTTCCGAAGAAGCTGTGCTTTCCTCTGAAGAAAGTTCTGATCCTTTGGATGAAGAACGACTAAGCCCTGTTCGTGGGCTCACTCATATGTATCCGAACCGGGTGTTATTATTTTCCAATCATTCTTGTAGTGTGTATTGCCGTCATTGTATGCGAGGTCGAAAGGTTTCTTCCAATGAAGAAAGAATGGAAAAAGGAGATTTGGAAAAGGCATTCGAATACATCCGAAACCATTCAGAAGTGGAGGATGTTGTGATTAGCGGGGGTGATCCCTTGAATCTAGCAGATTCCCGATTGGAATGGATTTTGTCGGAACTGAATTCCATCCCTCATGTTAAGATTTGTAGGTTAGGTACAAGAAATCCTGTCACTTTGCCTTTTCGCATCACAGGGGAACTGTGCAAAATCATTGAAAAATATAACAACGACAAACTATCTATTTTTTGTAATACTCAGTTCAACCATCCCATCGAATGCACAAAGGAATCCAAAGCAGCCATCCTTCGTTTATTGAAGGCAGGTGTATCTGTGGGAAACCAGTCTGTTCTTTTGAAAGGGATTAACGATGACGAAGAGACCATGCTCACTCTTCATAAAAAACTCCTGGAGATGCGCATCCGTGCCTATTATCTCTATGATCCAGAACTGATCCCTGGTTCTAGAGGGTTTCGCACTCCGCTTGCCCGTGGGATAGAAATTGTAGAATATATGCGGGGCAAAATTGGTGGGATGGGAATCCCTCAGTTTGTGAATGACCTTCCTGGTGGTGGAGGAAAAATCACCATTGCACCTAACTGGTATTTGGGTTATATTCCTAAAACTCGCCAACATGTTTTTCGTTCCGCGGTCACTAAAAAAATCCACCTTTCCTTTGAACCAATAGATTCAAATAAAGAATCCTATTATCCTGTATTAAGTGAAGAGGATTTGGAGAAACTAGGTCTATGAAACGCACCGTCATCCTCGCTTGCGATTTGTATGATCCAAAAACTCCTGAACTCTGCCAAGAATGGGAATCAGAAGAGACCATTCAGAATATGGAAAAAACCATCCAAACATTAGGATATGATGTGGCGGTTTTATCAAATCCATCCGAGATTGCCTCTGTTTTAAGTGGGATTCCTGTAACAGAAAGAACCCATTGGATGGTTTGGAATTTGGTAGAAGGATATCAGTCTCCGAATCGCGAGGCCTACATACCAGCGTTATGCGAATACTTGGCAGTCCCTCACACAGGAAGTTCAGCGGCAGTCCAAACCCTCACTCTGGATAAATACAAAACCAAACTATTTTTAAAGTCTTTTGGAATTCCAACGGCTGATTTCTGGTTAGTGGATGATCCAAAACAAAAACCGATCGAAAATTTTCCATTGTTTGTCAAACCGAATGGAGAGGGCTCGAGCCTTGGAATTGGAGAAAAAAACCTCATCCAAACAGCTGCAGACTGGGATGAGGTAGTGCCAGCCCTTGTCGACAAATACAATAAGGTAATTGTTGAATCCTATTTATCGGGAAGGGAACTCACAATCGGAGTTCTTGGAAACAAGGGAAATTACGAAGCCACAATACCGGCGTTTGTCGAATATCCGGGATCAGTTTACAGTGATCTTCTTAAATCAAAAGAAAGTTTTGTAGAATCTTTGGATTTTATAGTCCCAGAAGGACTTTCTAAGTCGCTCCAGACTTATGCCATTCAAATTGCCGATTTACTCGGAAGTTCTGGATACCTTCGTATCGATTTTAAATTGGAAAAAAACTTTCCTTATCTACTAGAAGTAAATGCGACTCCTGGATTTTCTTCTATTTACTCCACCTTGCCTTTGTTATGGGAAAACGGTGGAAAAACATACTCAGAACTCCTAAACCATTGTTTGGATCTGGGATTTTCTGAATACCAACATCATCATCGTTACAATTACGCAAAGGATAGAAACCTATGAACATCGTCGAAACTTTAAAACAGGATGTGGAAACCCATCCTGTCCTTAAATCGCAATGGTTATTAGAACGAAATATTTCAATGAGTTTTAATGACTTAATTTTATGGCTTAGCCAGGAATATTTTGTCTCCATTGGATTTGTAGATTGGTTTTTACTAGTAGCCGCGAAAACTAGAGACCAAAATGCAAAGATTGTCCTTGTGGAAAATATTTGGGGGGAACTTGGAGAAGGAAAAATAGAAGACACCCATGTTTCGATTCTAATTGAATTTTTAACAAAACTAAACTTTGATTTTGAAAACCACAAGTTATTACCAGAAACAAAAACCTACTTGGATAAAATGGAATCCATCATTGAAAAAGGTTTCTTTTATGGACTAGGGGCACTTGGACCTGCGAATGAATACCTACTCAAATTAGAATACTCGCAGATTGCTCTCGCCTACAAAAAACTAAAATCAGAAATGGCACTGCCAGAAGGTAAATTTTTTCAAGTGAACTTGGATGCAGATGAAG of the Leptospira kanakyensis genome contains:
- the mqnC gene encoding cyclic dehypoxanthinyl futalosine synthase: MNLDSFSFSPNDPADAVLLNAVQGKRISPKEALILYQSGDFLKIQMVARYLREKIRPHTQASYTMFRVVNYTNYCNVECSFCSFMDEIGNGKGYVLSKEDILQKMDYAVEEGADQMFLQGGVYPNLPFDYYLDVIRTVKSKYPKMHIRAFSPVEIINLETITGKPLREVLLILKEAGLDSVPGAGAEILTERMRQIISPKKATVSEWVRAMETCHEVGLLGSANVVFGSEETEEEVIEHLTVVRDLQDRTGGFLSFIPWTFQPQTKRFKVRPVPTHEYLKVLGICRIFLDNIKHIETSVMVLGKGVGQLALYSGADDISSVVIEENVLRSFGLKTEKEARKFLTEGGFQPVRRDLLYAEEYDCNQVGVDLG
- a CDS encoding GGDEF domain-containing protein gives rise to the protein MFRKMFLRIYHPAFTATNISDIGSSLQIFSVMTAVTSIISLLFVDSLVRTKEASFWIAFFRISSLGICFFVYLFGKKRVRLFQRYIYGITSLVLIGLILLYIPMMVYDKPNHAYYLFGSAIVIASASILLWIEPFRILLLSTLYIVVFIPLHLNFSRIQGFDRFIFYQDVLIVFFLLAFGFVANLLINYWRFEEYRVKARLRITVGKLLRINQKIEDLSRVDSMTELFNRRHLLEQFDLYKKRSNREGFIIGLVILDLDRLKAINDKYGHKQGDLAIQAFAKTVKSRTRITDIAARIGGDEFCLLVSPIDKEGLEILTESIREKLERLQIPIHNQPGESLTLTVSIGATLFRPEDDPSFDELYHKIDTALYTSKNEGRNRITLIES
- a CDS encoding GerMN domain-containing protein — translated: MAVLPQIQEDKWKSLRYLLGGIFLVLVLIEKSMGFDPKAAGNLFPKQGFRNIGKTQEKTKFAEPSDPFSKETWEDDLNWEEEVLTQTFPDSESNKKTRTKLVDDSIPEITLPEDRFPGAGKRLQVDAGYLPVYFLKFYGTGKNSQSQLVKLTREFPGGDPIPFLFQELTKGPSAEEKGKGILSALSKKVRMEPNYRLENGILHISLSEDIHYGGSMEILKDRLDQISFTMVGNFGIKGVILYSNGERIRNLGSDGLTIPEVLAKSQRKVIIF
- a CDS encoding HAD family hydrolase — encoded protein: MVAFDVDGTLFSSESIIFKTYVQAIEEFAAKTGKIASLPTHDQIMNEIGKPVRTIFANLLPSLPEVERDTISARVLDLLCDSIRSGGGDFYAGVGSTIHYLKEKGYTITCASNGRKAYIETVLDTAGVLQYFEPIVVINQDTIHTKGEILAEYVRKYNLEPKSIAMIGDRFSDWEAAKENGCPFGFCTYGHGLPGEIPDFHWKFDDLPTLKEFF
- a CDS encoding KamA family radical SAM protein; its protein translation is MLVQSSLSEVLRAREELYSRTNWTDHTSQLQNRVKGEDLSRYFVLTESEEIGIRETIRLHVSTTPYYLSLSSPDDPNCPIRRMIVPRSEEAVLSSEESSDPLDEERLSPVRGLTHMYPNRVLLFSNHSCSVYCRHCMRGRKVSSNEERMEKGDLEKAFEYIRNHSEVEDVVISGGDPLNLADSRLEWILSELNSIPHVKICRLGTRNPVTLPFRITGELCKIIEKYNNDKLSIFCNTQFNHPIECTKESKAAILRLLKAGVSVGNQSVLLKGINDDEETMLTLHKKLLEMRIRAYYLYDPELIPGSRGFRTPLARGIEIVEYMRGKIGGMGIPQFVNDLPGGGGKITIAPNWYLGYIPKTRQHVFRSAVTKKIHLSFEPIDSNKESYYPVLSEEDLEKLGL
- a CDS encoding D-alanine--D-alanine ligase family protein; amino-acid sequence: MKRTVILACDLYDPKTPELCQEWESEETIQNMEKTIQTLGYDVAVLSNPSEIASVLSGIPVTERTHWMVWNLVEGYQSPNREAYIPALCEYLAVPHTGSSAAVQTLTLDKYKTKLFLKSFGIPTADFWLVDDPKQKPIENFPLFVKPNGEGSSLGIGEKNLIQTAADWDEVVPALVDKYNKVIVESYLSGRELTIGVLGNKGNYEATIPAFVEYPGSVYSDLLKSKESFVESLDFIVPEGLSKSLQTYAIQIADLLGSSGYLRIDFKLEKNFPYLLEVNATPGFSSIYSTLPLLWENGGKTYSELLNHCLDLGFSEYQHHHRYNYAKDRNL
- a CDS encoding iron-containing redox enzyme family protein; translation: MNIVETLKQDVETHPVLKSQWLLERNISMSFNDLILWLSQEYFVSIGFVDWFLLVAAKTRDQNAKIVLVENIWGELGEGKIEDTHVSILIEFLTKLNFDFENHKLLPETKTYLDKMESIIEKGFFYGLGALGPANEYLLKLEYSQIALAYKKLKSEMALPEGKFFQVNLDADEGHSQRMFELIQETAITDESKKQVIEGNLLALAAREDFYTGLSRLDKERVLS